One stretch of Salvia miltiorrhiza cultivar Shanhuang (shh) unplaced genomic scaffold, IMPLAD_Smil_shh original_scaffold_453, whole genome shotgun sequence DNA includes these proteins:
- the LOC131004664 gene encoding probable methyltransferase PMT7: MAGFVNTVAFDWKAGQIITVALLVMIASFYTGTLFANNSSFLYAPRQQRDVQPEQTLTANDSVVFRNRVSPTYRTPPLRIPETGMNVCPLRYNEYIPCHDISYIKELLPKLDVSKKEELERHCPPVNRRLFCLVPPPIDYKIPISWPTSRDYVWRSNVNHTHLAEVKGGQNWVHPKDKLWWFPGGGTHFKHGAPEYIQRLGNMTTNETGDLISAGVFQVLDVGCGVASFSAYLLPLNIQTMSFAPKDGHENQIQFALERGINAMISALSTKQLPYPSNSFEMVHCSRCRVDWHENDGILIKEVDRLLRSNGYFVYSAPPAYRKDKDFPLIWDKLMNLTSAMCWKLVARQVQTAIWIKPENNLCLQQNAQQSLISICDSADNMKPSFQTPLRNCVEERRSQKLPPKPQRLSEYSKTLDNLGLNRDKFLADTIYWQDQVRHYWRLMGVEETEIRNVMDMNAFLGGFSVALSTWPVWIMNVVPVSMNNTLSAIYDRGLIGVFHDWCEPFSTYPRTYDLLHANRLFSNYRNHEEGCLLEDIMLEMDRMLRPQGFIIIRGEDDTVTSKIVDLAPKFLWETKLHFLEDDRKRMEPVLFCRKKFWAIL; this comes from the exons ATGGCGGGATTTGTAAATACGGTGGCCTTCGATTGGAAGGCCGGCCAGATTATAACAGTTGCGCTTTTAGTGATGATAGCTTCCTTCTACACCGGCACTCTCTTCGCCAACAATTCTTCCTTCCTCTACGCACCACGGCAGCAGCGCGACGTACAACCGGAACAGACCCTCACCGCCAACGATTCTG TTGTATTTAGAAATAGAGTTAGTCCTACATATCGGACCCCGCCATTAAGGATTCCAGAGACGGGGATGAATGTGTGCCCGTTGAGATATAATGAATACATTCCATGTCATGACATTTCTTACATCAAGGAGCTGCTGCCGAAATTAGATGTTTCCAAGAAGGAGGAGCTGGAGAGGCATTGCCCTCCTGTCAATAGACGGCTGTTCTGTTTGGTTCCTCCGCCAATTGACTATAAGATACCGATAAGCTGGCCTACAAGTAGGGACTATGTTTGGCGAAGCAATGTAAATCATACACATCTTGCCGAGGTAAAGGGTGGGCAGAATTGGGTTCATCCAAAAGATAAGCTTTGGTGGTTTCCTGGGGGAGGTACCCACTTTAAGCACGGAGCTCCCGAGTACATCCAGAG GTTAGGAAATATGACAACTAACGAGACCGGTGACCTCATCTCTGCTGGGGTATTTCAAGTTCTAGACGTTGGTTGTGGAGTAGCAAGCTTCTCGGCCTACCTTCTCCCCTTAAATATCCAAACTATGTCCTTTGCTCCCAAAGACGGACATGAAAACCAAATTCAATTTGCTTTAGAAAGAGGAATCAATGCCATGATTTCGGCCCTATCCACAAAGCAGCTACCATATCCCAGCAACTCATTCGAGATGGTTCATTGTTCCAGATGTCGTGTTGACTGGCATGAGAACG ATGGCATTCTAATAAAGGAAGTGGATCGCCTATTGCGATCAAATGGATACTTTGTCTACTCAGCTCCTCCTGCATACAGGAAAGACAAAGATTTTCCATTGATTTGGGATAAGTTGATGAATCTGACTTCTGCAATGTGCTGGAAGCTCGTTGCCCGGCAGGTGCAGACAGCAATATGGATTAAGCCGGAAAATAATCTGTGCCTCCAGCAAAATGCACAGCAGAGTCTTATCAGCATATGTGATTCTGCAGACAATATGAAACCATCATTTCAAACACCGTTAAGGAACTGTGTAGAAGAACGCCGTTCCCAGAAACTCCCTCCGAAGCCACAACGCCTCTCAGAGTATTCCAAGACGCTTGATAACCTAG GTCTCAACAGAGATAAGTTTTTAGCAGACACAATCTACTGGCAAGATCAAGTCCGTCACTACTGGAGATTGATGGGTGTCGAGGAGACAGAAATACGAAATGTCATGGATATGAATGCTTTCCTCGGAGGGTTTTCAGTTGCCTTGAGCACGTGGCCCGTATGGATCATGAACGTAGTTCCTGTCAGCATGAACAATACATTATCTGCCATATATGACAGGGGGTTGATAGGCGTCTTTCACGATTG GTGCGAGCCGTTCTCGACATATCCGCGTACGTACGATCTGTTGCATGCCAACCGTCTATTCTCTAACTACAGAAATCACGAAGAAGGTTGTTTGCTCGAGGACATCATGCTGGAAATGGACCGTATGCTGCGACCACAG GGTTTTATTATTATACGAGGCGAAGATGATACTGTCACGTCGAAGATTGTAGATCTTGCTCCCAAGTTCCTTTGGGAGACGAAGTTGCATTTTCTTGAAGACGACCGAAAAAGAATGGAACCGGTCTTATTTTGCCGGAAGAAATTCTGGGCAATCCTATGA